From the genome of Streptomyces sp. V2I9:
CCGGCCGGGCGACACCCCACTGCTGCCGGTGGTGATGCGGCTGGCCCCCGAGCTGTCCCCCTCGGGCAACTGGTCGCTGCTGGCCCGCGCGGTCCTGGAGGAGCTGGCCTCGGTCGGCGTGCCGGTGCTGCTGGGCGTACGACCGGTGGAGGGGCGGGTTCCGCTGCTGCTGGGGCTGCGTTCGGAGGGGGAGCGCACGGCGGTCGCGGACCGGGTGGCGGCGGCGCTGCGGGCGGGCGTGGAGCGGGCGGGGCTCGACCGCCCCGGATCGCGGCCGCCGGTGGTCGTGGTGGGCGTCGCCGGTGGCTGGGCCGGGGCGGGCGCGGGGCTGCGGCACGCGTCGGAGACGGCGACGGCCGCGCAGGGGCTGGACGAACGGCCCTGGTACGACGCCCGGCGTCTCGACATCGACCTGCTGCTGTGGCGGCTGCGGGACCATCCGGATCTGGCGGCGTTCGTGGACCGGGCGATCGGTCCGCTGCGCGAGCACGACCGGGCCTCGCGCCCGCCGCTGCTGCCGACGCTCCAGGCGTATCTGGAGCACGCGGGCCGCAAGGCGGAGACCGCACGCGAGCTGCACCTCAACCGCCAGACGCTCTACAACCGGCTGGCCCGCATCGGTGAACTGCTGGGCACGGACCTGGACGACCCGCAGACGGTGCTGGCGCTGAGCCTGGCGCTGCGGGCCCGCCGCCACACGAGCTGACCGGCGGACGCGGGGTCGGGATCGGCGGCCGGGCCCTCGCCGCCTCTGCCTCCCCGGTCCGCTCAGCGCCCGCGCCCGATGGCCGACGGCTGGGCCAACTCGTCGTAGACGCTGAGCACATGGGCGATCGTGTCGTCCTCGGTGGGCCAGTCGGCCGCCTGCGCCCGCCCTGCCTCGGCGAGCCGGTCGCGCTCCGCCGGGTCCTCGATCAGCCGCACCACCGCGCCGGCGAGGGCCTCGGCGTTCCCGTACGGCACCAGTGCGGCGGCTCCTCCGACCAGTTCGGGGGTGCCGCCGACCGCGGTGGCGACCAGCGGAACCCCGGCGCGCAGCGCCTCCTGGGCCAGCAGGGAGCGCCCCTCCCACCGGCTCGGCAGCAGGGCCAGGTCGGCGGCGGCGAGCAACTCCCCGGCCCCGTGACGGGATTCGAGGAGGACCACGGGCAACTCCTCGTCCCTGATCCGCCGTCGCAGCGCGTCCCGGTCCTGCCCCTCCCCCGCGATGACGAGCAACGGCTCGGGGTCCAGGCCCCGCCAGAGACGGGCCGCGTCCAGCAGGCCGCCGAAGCCGTGCTGCGGCACGAGGGCGCCGGCGGCCATCAGCAACGGCCGGTCCACCGCGCCGAGTTCGGCCCGCAGTTTGTCGGGGTCCGCGTCGGCGCCGGTCCCGTCGCCGAGATCTTCCGGGCACGGCGGCGGAACGGTGAACGGAGCGAGCCGGGCGTCGCGTGCCCCCCGTTCGCGGGCCAGGTCGACCAGGTCGGAGGTGGGGGCGAGGACCACGGCGGCGGCCCGGGCGGCGCGGCGTTCCAGCAGGTGCAGGATCTGCCGGCGGGCCCCTTCCGCGTACCGCCGCGTGTGCCAGGTCATCACCAGGGGTACGGAGCGTCCGCTCAGCGCGAGGGCGGTGCGGGCGGCGGCGTGGAGGCCGTGGGCATGGACGACGTCCGCCCCCGCGCAGGCGGCCCGCAGGGCGGCGACGGCGGCCGGGTCGCTGCGCCGGGGCACCGGGAGGAAGCGGGCCCCGGCCGCCGTGAAGTCATGGGCGCGGTCCACCGCGGGCGGGGCGCAGACGGTCACCCGGACCCCGCGCGCCACCAGTCCGGCGGCCAGCGAACCGGCGTGCGCGCTGCCGCCCGCGCTGCCGCCGCCCAGGACGTGGACCGTACGCAGTTGTGACACGTTGATCGGCTCCCCGGGGCTCCCCCGTCGGCGGCAAGGACAGCGCCAAGGATGCCAGCCCGTACGCACGTCCGGGACCGACGTAACGTTGCTGCACCGTCCGCGGCGGCAACCGAACGCACTCCATCACCCTCACGGGTGAACTTCGAGGCGCGAAGTTGTCACCTCTGTCCGGTGAACGCCCGCTGCGGCCCGCAGGACGGCCGCCCCCGCCCCTCGCGCCCGGCCCGCCCGGCCGAACCGGCGCCGGACCCCGCGCGCGGACACGTGCGGGCGGGAGAAGCCCCCGCCCGCACCCGGACCTTCCCGTACCCGCCGGCACCGGCGGGGTCCCTGGAGCCCCCGCCGGCCCCCGGAATCCGCTCAGCCGTCGGCGCGGGCCGTGGCCAGCAGCTCCTCGGCGTGGGCGCGGGCCGTCTCGGAGTCCTCCTGGCCCGCCAGCATCCGGGACAGCTCCCGCACCCGGTCCTCGCCCTCCAGGACGGTGACGCCGCTGCGGGTCACGGAACCGTCCACAGTCTTCTCGACCAGCAGCTGCCGGTCGGCGAAGGCAGCCACCTGCGGCAGGTGGGTCACGACGACCACCTGCGCGGACTTGGCGAGCTTGGCGAGCCGCCGGCCCACCTCGACCGCCGCCTTGCCGCCGACGCCCGCGTCGACCTCGTCGAAGAGGTACGTCGGCACGGGGTCGGAGCCCGCGAAGACGACCTCGACCGCGAGCATCACGCGGGACAGCTCACCGCCCGAAGCGCCCTTGGCGATCGGCCGGGGCTGGGCCCCGGGGTGTGGGGCGAGCAGCAGTTCGACCTCGTCCGCTCCGGACGGGCCGTAGACGACGCTGCGCCCGCCGATGTCGATGCCGGAGGCCTCGTCAGCAGCCTCGGTCTGCCGGATGGCGAAGGAGACCCGCGCGTGCGGCATGGCCAGCGAGGCCAGCTCCTCGGTCACCGCCTCGGCGAACCGGGCGGCGGCCTCCGTCCGCGCGTCGGTCAACGCCTGCCCGAGC
Proteins encoded in this window:
- a CDS encoding glycosyltransferase family 4 protein, which gives rise to MSQLRTVHVLGGGSAGGSAHAGSLAAGLVARGVRVTVCAPPAVDRAHDFTAAGARFLPVPRRSDPAAVAALRAACAGADVVHAHGLHAAARTALALSGRSVPLVMTWHTRRYAEGARRQILHLLERRAARAAAVVLAPTSDLVDLARERGARDARLAPFTVPPPCPEDLGDGTGADADPDKLRAELGAVDRPLLMAAGALVPQHGFGGLLDAARLWRGLDPEPLLVIAGEGQDRDALRRRIRDEELPVVLLESRHGAGELLAAADLALLPSRWEGRSLLAQEALRAGVPLVATAVGGTPELVGGAAALVPYGNAEALAGAVVRLIEDPAERDRLAEAGRAQAADWPTEDDTIAHVLSVYDELAQPSAIGRGR